A portion of the Gymnogyps californianus isolate 813 chromosome 25, ASM1813914v2, whole genome shotgun sequence genome contains these proteins:
- the TIRAP gene encoding toll/interleukin-1 receptor domain-containing adapter protein, protein MAGWFRRLLHKPKPGSVESSLNASRSASSSPSSSSSSAKSSGSSPAVSLARSVRPSPVSMLDINASGSARWAKSYDVCICHSEVDLELVEELVSYLEGQPESFRCFLQLRDATPGSAVVTELCDAVQNSHCWVMLITPGFLRDPWCKYQMHQALAEAPMANGRTIPVLKDVDRKDYPKELRNLYYIYMALKENSFRQIRDTVMRYLQELCRSSASRTE, encoded by the exons ATGGCTG GCTGGTTTAGACGGCTCCTGCACAAGCCCAAGCCCGGCTCGGTGGAGAGCAGCCTCAATGCCAGCCGCTCTGCTTCATCCtcgccttcctcctcctcatcctctgcCAAGAGCTCCGGCTCCTCTCCCGCCGTGAGCCTGGCCAGGTCCGTCCGCCCGTCACCCGTGTCGATGTTGGACATCAACGCCTCGGGCAGCGCCCGGTGGGCCAAGAGCTACGACGTCTGCATCTGCCACAGCGAGGTGGACCTGGAGCTGGTGGAGGAGCTGGTGTCCTACCTGGAGGGTCAACCCGAAAGCTTCCGTTGCTTCCTCCAGCTGCGGGATGCGACGCCGGGAAGCGCGGTGGTGACGGAGCTGTGCGACGCTGTGCAAAACAGCCACTGCTGGGTCATGCTCATCACCCCCGGCTTCCTCCGGGACCCTTGGTGCAAGTACCAGATGCACCAGGCGCTGGCCGAAGCTCCGATGGCCAACGGGCGCACCATCCCGGTGTTGAAGGACGTGGATCGGAAGGATTATCCCAAGGAGCTGCGAAACCTCTACTACATCTACATGGCGCTGAAGGAGAACAGCTTCAGGCAGATCAGAGACACCGTCATGCGCT ACCTCCAGGAGTTGTGCCGGAGCTCCGCGAGCAGGACGGAGTAG